The following coding sequences are from one Gossypium raimondii isolate GPD5lz chromosome 4, ASM2569854v1, whole genome shotgun sequence window:
- the LOC105779080 gene encoding uncharacterized protein LOC105779080, with amino-acid sequence MARWQILLSKFDIVYVNNKAVKGSVMPNFLASRALKDYKPLNFDFPNEDLMYGATSKEDAQHGHPWKLNFDEASNIMGNRIGPVLVSSNEDHYPFTSKLDFDCTNNMTKYKACIMGIRVAIERNIKVLELYGDSALVVYQLKGECETRDPKLIEYRRLVLELIKDFDDITFFYLLQDKNQMANTLATLASMVKMNKQEDVKPIQMSTYESPAHCYNIEE; translated from the coding sequence ATGGCCCGATGGCAAATTCTGCTTTCCAAATTTGATATAGTTTATGTGAATAATAAGGCAGTAAAAGGGAGTGTAATGCCAAATTTTCTAGCCAGCAGAGCTCTAAAAGATTACAAGCCTTTGAATTTCGATTTCCCAAACGAAGATCTGATGTATGGTGCTACCAGTAAAGAAGATGCTCAACATGGACACCCttggaaactaaattttgaTGAAGCTTCAAACATTATGGGTAATAGAATAGGGCCAGTCCTGGTATCCTCTAACGAAGATCATTATCCCTTTActagtaaattggattttgattgtacgAACAATATGACGAAATACAAAGCATGCATTATGGGTATCCGTGTAGCCATAGAACGTAATATTAAAGTACTAGAGCTATATGGGGATTCTGCGCTAGTGGTCTATCAACTCAAAGGTGAATGTGAGACAAGAGATCCCAAGTTGATCGAGTATAGAAGGCTAGTACTAGAGttaattaaagattttgatGACATCACCTTCTTCTACCTTCTACAAGATAAAAATCAGATGGCTAATACCCTAGCTACCTTAGCTTCCATGGTCAAAATGAACAAACAAGAGGATGTAAAACCTATTCAGATGAGTACTTATGAGTCTCCGGCTCATTGTTACAACATTGAAGAATAA